AGCCGTTTGCGTCATGAAAATATCTTGAACAATAACAAGATCAAGTTTACCCATCATTTCACGAAAGGCAGCTAAATCTGCTTCGGTTTGAGCGGGATCTTCACCAAAGATATAGTAAGCCTTCATTTTGCCGTCATGAACTAAATGGTTCATGTTGGTTATTTTATCGCCTTCTTCCGCTGATAACGGGACGCCCCATTTACTCTCAAATTTTTCACGAACAGCCTCATCCGTTACTTTTTGGTAGCCCGGGTAGATATTAGGTAACATACCCATATCACAGGTACCTTGTACATTGTTTTGTCCGCGAACAGGACCACAACCTACGCCTCGACGACCGAAGTTACCGGTGATAAGTGCAAGACTTGCAAGCCCTTTTACCACATCAACCGCTTGTCCGTATTGTGTTACTCCCATTCCCCAAAGGATCATAGATTCAGAAGCACTTGCATATGTACGCGCAACGCGGCGAATATCTTCAGGTTCAAGACCGGTAATAGAGGCCACTTTTTCAGGTGTATATTCACTGATGATCTTTTTATATTCTTGCAAACCATCGGTATATTTATCGATATATACTTGATCCTGTAAATTTTCAGCAAAAATTGTATTAGCCAATGCATTAACAAGGGCCATGTTAGATCCATTCTTCAGTTGTAGCCATTGATCAGCTACGCGTGCACTTTCAATCTTACGAGGATCACAGACAATGATTTTTGCACCATTGGCTTTGGCCTTAAGAATATGTTTTGCCACAATAGGATGTGAATCACCCGCGTTATAGCCAAAAATAAGTAAGCATTTTGCATGTTGTATTTCAATAATGGCGTTGCTCATTGCACCGTTACCTACAGTTGTCTCCAGACCGGAGACTGATGGAGCGTGTCACACCCTAGCGCAGTGATCCACGTTATTGGTACCAATAACCGCTCTCGCAAACTTTTGCATCACAAAGTTTGCTTCGTTACCAGGTCCGCGTGCACAACCGGTGGTCATGATCGCATCAGGACCAAAGTTTTCTTTGATTGATAATAGACGAGAACTGGCAAATTCAATGGCTTCATCCCAAGAAACTTTTTCCAATTTCCCGCTTTTTTCTCGACGGATCATCGGGCTTTTAAGACGTGGAACTAAAAGGTTTGTATCATTGAGAAAATCCCAACCATAATATCCTTTGAGGCACAATTCACCTTCATTATTACGACCATTGGCCGCCTCAGCACCTACCACTTTACCGTTTTCAGTCAGTAAATTTAATTTACATCCTGTCCCGCAATATGGGCATACTGTTAGTGTTTTTTCCATTTAAAAATCTCACTTTTATCGCTTTATTTTTACTTCAATGACACATAGCGTCATGAACTAATAGTATTAAAAAGAAATCACTTAACCGGCTGCGCATGCTGCCGCCAATTGTTTTTTCTTATTCATTTCATCTAAATCTTCAGACGTTACTAAACGTAACGCGTTGGTTGGGCAAACTTGAATACAAGCAGGACCGTCATCACTATGTGCACATAAGTCACACTTGAGCGCTAGAGATGTTTGTTTTTCTTCTTTGAACAACGACGATTCTGCGCCTGTGGAAATCGTAGCTGTCACCACCGTCATTGCCCCATAAGGACACGCGACCACACAACTCTTACAGCCAATACAAAGCTCTTGAATAACTTTAATATGATTGTCTTCAGAA
The sequence above is a segment of the Psychromonas sp. CNPT3 genome. Coding sequences within it:
- the fdhF gene encoding formate dehydrogenase subunit alpha, with translation MEKTLTVCPYCGTGCKLNLLTENGKVVGAEAANGRNNEGELCLKGYYGWDFLNDTNLLVPRLKSPMIRREKSGKLEKVSWDEAIEFASSRLLSIKENFGPDAIMTTGCARGPGNEANFVMQKFARAVIGTNNVDHCARVUHAPSVSGLETTVGNGAMSNAIIEIQHAKCLLIFGYNAGDSHPIVAKHILKAKANGAKIIVCDPRKIESARVADQWLQLKNGSNMALVNALANTIFAENLQDQVYIDKYTDGLQEYKKIISEYTPEKVASITGLEPEDIRRVARTYASASESMILWGMGVTQYGQAVDVVKGLASLALITGNFGRRGVGCGPVRGQNNVQGTCDMGMLPNIYPGYQKVTDEAVREKFESKWGVPLSAEEGDKITNMNHLVHDGKMKAYYIFGEDPAQTEADLAAFREMMGKLDLVIVQDIFMTQTAAMADVIFPATSWGEHEGVYSCADRGFQRFNKAINPPAGTKIDWEIFSLMATAMGYPMSYENTNEIWDEIRSLCPDFAGATYDKMDGLKNVQWPCTDEGDHDLGTSFLFEGNKFTTENGRGQLFASEWRPPQELPDREYPLVLSTVREVGHYSCRSMTGNCSALQTLADEPGYVQMHPTDAKAHGMKDQQLLWISSRRGKVITRVNYNERINKGAVYMTYQWWIGACNELTIEHLDPITGTPEYKYCAVKVEKIEDQSWAENHVQVEYSALRTKLRNAAKG
- a CDS encoding 4Fe-4S dicluster domain-containing protein, with translation MNKFVYADPNLCIGCTTCTIACVISHQQGSGYTLTEKNFVPRLTVVKTLDVSTPILCRQCDDAPCAKACPNNAIISEDNHIKVIQELCIGCKSCVVACPYGAMTVVTATISTGAESSLFKEEKQTSLALKCDLCAHSDDGPACIQVCPTNALRLVTSEDLDEMNKKKQLAAACAAG